The DNA region ATTTACCCTTTTCATCGACAACAGTAACGTAGCATTTTAAGTCTCCATTTTGCATGTCTTTGATAGTACCCAATATCGGTTTATCTTTAGGAGCTTCATTAACTTTTTTATTTTTAATAGGTGTATTTTCATTTGATGTTGAATTACTAGTTTTTTTGCTAACTTCAATATTATCTAGCTTTCCCTTATTTGCAGAGATAGATTCAGAATTAACTGGGGTAGTTGTCGCAGTATTTGCTTGATTAACTTTATTCTTTTGAGAATCGCTATTGTCAGAGTCGCCACAACTCACAATCAATAAAGAACAAAGAATTAATGTAGTAGTGAAGATTGTTTTTTTCATTTGATTTATGTTCATAAAACCCTATCGATGCTTTTTTGGGAAAATATTAGACCAATAGTCAACCCACCAATTACTATTCTGGTAGTTAAAGTAAAATAGGTTAAACGTTCAGAAAAATCCTCATTTCCTTGAGTCGTGTATAGAAACACAAAAAAACTCAGACCAAGCACAATTGCTCAACCTAAAGATATAAGAAAAACTTTTATTAATTTTTCTATAATATTTCTTGATTTATGACAATTTTATGTGTTGTCACTTATAAGCGACAACGTGGTATTTACTGTACATGCTTGGCGTTATCTGCATTTTTTGTGTATCATTCTGTAAACTGCTTACAGAATGTCTTGAATCTGATTAATGTGTATAAATTAATGCTTGGTTAAGCTTTAATTACTAAATATTAATGCTTTGAGCATTAAATAAGTATTTAATAGAGTTTAGAAGCTGTAAGTATCGATTTTGTGTTATCTCAGGGTTTTCTCAACTTAAACAAACCATTTGACTGGACTTCCCACGACTGCGTAGCGCGAGTGCGAAAATTGTTGCGCCTCAAACGTGTAGGACATGCGGGAACCTTAGATCCAGCTGCTACAGGGGTTTTACCAATCGCCCTTGGTAAAGCCACAAGATTGTTGCAATATCTGCCAGAAAACAAAGCGTACATTGCCACTATTCGCTTGGGTGTGCGTACTACAACCGATGATTTACAAGGTGAAATCATCACTTCTCAACCTTGTGCTGGATTGAGTTTGGCACAGGTGAAAAATGTATTACCACAATTTGAAGGCAAGATTGAGCAAATACCACCGAGTTACAGTGCAATTCAAGTGGATGGTAAACGCCTTTACGATTTAGCACGCCAAGGTAAAACGGTGGAAGTTCCAGTGCGAACAGTGGAAGTTTTTCAGATAGATATTTTGGACTGGAGAGAAGGGGATTTTCCCGAATTGGATGTGGCGATCGCCTGTGGTTCTGGTACATATATTAGAGCGATCGCTCGTGATTTAGGTGCAATTTTAGAAACTGGTGGCACTCTTGCCGCTTTGATTCGCACTCAAAGCAGTGGTTTCAATTTAACAGATAGTCTCACTTTGAGCGACTTAGAAACTAAACTACAAGCCGATACATTTCAACCGATTTTTCCAGATGCAGCTTTACAACATTTGTCATCGGTTACTTTACCAGCAACATCTGCTCAAAAATGGTGTCAAGGTCAGCGAATTTCTCTAACTTTCGATGTTCCTGAAATAGTGCGAGTTTATGATGAAGAGACTCGCTTTTTAGGTGTAGGGCAATTACAAGACGAAGTGTTGATCCCTCAAATGGTTTTTGAACCAATTTCTTAAAACTGTGATAAGTTAAAGGGTTTAATTTGAACACATTTGGCCAAAGGTGTAAAATTGTCATCAACAGTAAATTAAATGCTAGCTCTACCCAATAACTGGGCAGATATTGAATCTGATATCATATATCAAACAACGAGTGATTTACTAGTTTCCTTTAGCCAAGAGCAAATAAAACTGGGAATCAAGTATGACCATAATGGCAAACATTTAAAAGCGATTGAGAAAGGGCAAGTTCCGCCACGTGCTAATGCTGGGCTTGTTGCTTCCCAAGAAGAGGGGTACGATTTGAAATCAAAAGTGTTAGGTAAAGGCGGCGATAAGCGATTTCATGCAAAGTTTATTGATGGTGTATTGCACTTTCCAGGTTTAGTAACAGAACATTAGTGCAGAATAAATATGACAAGACTAGAATTAAAAAATCATCCAGTATGGCGGGATTTGACTGAAATCTTAGAAAACTTAGACGCCCGTAGACTAGTTCAAGAACATCTCAAGCTATGTGATTATAAAGTTTGTGGCTACTGGGATGAGCAAAATAAGTATTATGAAACAATAACTTTGCCTCGTAGCCTCGAAACAGAATTAGTTAGCAGTTCTATTGGCTTTACTCACAAAAAACGGTTTCTAAAGCTAAAGTTTGTTTTCACAGTCTCTGGTATTGATGCTATAGCTCAGTCAATTCATAACGCTCAAAGAATCGGTGAGTTGCTTCTTGTCTATGATGAAAATTTAGAATTTGTAGATGAAAATTGGCTTTTAGATATTAATTCCCCTTTTTTGGATATCAAACTTCCTCACACTTGAATACTGTATGCAGCAACTTGAACTGTAATCGAACACTGCAATACTTGGTAGCTAGCCGTATGACAAGATTAGAAAAATAATAAATATAACGAACTACTATGACAAAAAGGCTAGATCGAATTGAGGCAATTTTAGAGCGGACAGCAGAAAGGGATGAAGCGAATATGACAGGGATAGAAGCGATCGCTAGACAGGAGAACAACGAGTAATGAGCGATCGCCATCCTACCACTGCTTTCCGTCTCAATGTCTACATCCAAGGTCAAGGATTCCCCATTCTCGGCTTACATGGTCATCCTGGTACTGGTCGTAGTCTATCTGTCTTTACTAATCATTTATCAAAAAGTTATAAAACTTTTGCCCCTGATTTACGTGGATACGGCAAAAGTCGCTGGAATGGTAATTTTAATATGAATGACCATTTAACTGATTTAGAAGCGCTGCTAGACCGCTTTGAGATTGAAAAGTGCCTAGTATTGGGATGGTCACTTGGGGGTATTCTGGCAATGGAACTGGCATTACGTTTGCCAGAGCGCATTACAGGGCTGATTTTGGTGGCGACAGCCGCAAAACCCCGTGGCAGTCATCCTCCTATCACTTGGCAGGATAATTTATATACTGGCATTGCCGGCTTAATAAACTATATAAAACCGAGTTGGCAATGGAATATTGATACTTTTGGCAAGCGATCGCTTTTCCGCTACTTAATCCAACAACATACATCTACCAGTTACAACTATATCGCTACAGAAGCAGTACCAGCTTATTTGCAAACCTCTCGTGCTGCTACTCGCGCCCTTTACAGTGAAATTCAATCGGGATACAACCGACTTCTAGATTTGCAACAAATAGAATGTCCTAGTTTAGTACTTGCTGGTGAACAAGACCGCCACATCACATCTAGTTCCAGCTTAGAAACTGCTCAACACCTCAACAATTCTCAATGGCAATGCTATCCCAACACCGCCCATCTTTTTCCGTGGGAAGTCCCCCAGCAGGTGCTGAATGACATTGATCATTGGCTGGAAGTTCATCCGCAGGTAATTGGTGGTCAATAGTCCAAATATTTAAAAAATTTTGACTATTGACGAAGAATAAATCGAGAGTGAAGATGTGGTGACACGGTGAGTGAAAAAGACGCATTAACGCGGTAAAAGAATTCTCAATCTCTCCGTGTCTTTGCGTCCCTGCATTCTCGCATCTTTATCCATTCTCTGGCCTAACTTAACTTAAATCTGACCGCCAAAGGCAGGCTGTACTTTGCGGTCAAATCTTTCCCCCAAGTCTTCAGCAATTGTTAAGTTATTAGGTTTGCAGCGCTTGATATTTACAGAAATTCCTTGCGCTCCTTCGCTCTCCAAATCTTCTATATATCCAACGCTTGACAATTTTGCATCAGAAGAACTCAAAAATGGCCCGAAGTAGTATGTACAACGGGGATTTTGCGTCCCAATTTCTACCCACCAAGCCAAGCCGATGAAGTCGAATGTGTTAATTAACACTTCCTTGAGGTTATGCCAAATGGTTTTCATGGTTTTAGCCAGTTTATAAACATCTACAGGGTGTTAAACGATATGTTGCTTTATTATCTTTTACATTTCTTTATACTCTGTTACTGTTATTTTTTCAAAGATATTTTTTGTAATTTATCTAAGTGCAGGGTATTTAGCGATCGCTGGCGATAAATTTCATAAAGGGTCATACCTGCTGCTACAGAAGCATTGAGACTGGGAGTCTTACCTTGTAGAGGAATCGATACTAAGAAATCACAGGAGCGTTGAGTCAACATACTCAGACCTTCACCTTCTGAGCCGATTACCAAAACGATTGGCCCAGTGAAATTCACTGTATGCACAGGTTCGCTTCCACTAGCAGCAGTGCCGTAAATCCAATAGCCAGCTGCTTTTAATTCTTCTAAGGCACGGCTGAGGTTGACAACTCTAGCTACAGCAAAGTTTTCTAAAGCGCCTGCTGCTACTTTCATCACAGTAGAAGTGATCCCAGATGCCCTTCTTTGGGGAATCACCAAACCTTGAGCGCCTATTGCTTCGGCGGTGCGAATAATTGCTCCCAAGTTGTGGGGATCAGTAATTCCATCAGCCACTACGATTACGGGATCAGTTACAGCTTTTGCCTGTTCAATTAGATCGGGCAATTCCATGTAAGCGTAAGGAGCAACTTGTGCTGCCACACCTTGATGATTGGCTCCATTGGTAAGATAGTCTAAACGCTTGGGTTCAACCTCATCAATAACTGTGCCATTTTCTTTCGCTTGCAAGAGAAAATGGTGAAAGCTGGGGTCGTAGCGCAGACGGGTAGTAATCCAGAGACGGTTGAGATTGCGCTGATTTTGCAACGCACTCAATACTGGATGACGACCGTAGATGAGATCATTATCTTCTTCTGTCGGTGTAGATACAGGTGGCTGGGAGAAGTTGCTATTTCGTTGGCGGGAGTTGTCAATGGGGTTGCTATCTATTTTCCTGGGATTACGAGTCGGATTAGTAACATCTATTTTCCTGGGATTACGAGTCGGATTAGCAACATCTATTTTCTTGGGATTACGAGTCGGATTAGTACTAGAGACGGGGTTGCTATCTATTTTTCTAGGATTGCGAGTCGGATTAGTAACAACACGCTTACCCTGAATTTTTACAGGTTGCCCACGATTGGGTTCGTTAGAAGTTCTGACTTTTCTGGGTTTATTCTGCATTTGAGTTATAGATATAGCGTATGGTTGGTCATCACAATTACGTCAATTTCTTGAACCAAATCTACTGATATGGCTACTGTAAAATTAAGTTCTCACTCTTTTTCTACATGAAGCATTTGCAACAGTTCGGTTAGACGCTGGTAATCGGTGAGATATAAGTAGCCAATTAAGGTTTCTAGACTGGTTGCCTGTTGATAAATTTCGGGATTAAGTCGCTTAGGGCGTCCTGTAGCGGCGTTTCTACCCCGTCGGACAATTTCTAATTCGGTGTCCCTCAGATAAGGAATCAGCGATCGCAAATGTAGCGCTTGTGTTTCCGCTCTTACCTGCTCCACTACCAGACGATGGTAAATTCCTGTCCGCCGCAATGGCAGCAGATAGAGCATTCTAACATACAACTCATAAATTGCATCCCCCAAATATGCTAAAGCAGTAGGAGAAATTTGTTGCACTTGTGAGAGGGAAATCTGTTGGAATGGCGCTGTGGTTGTCAAGAGTGCTTGAGTCCAAGATAAAGTCTGTTTAGAAATTTCATCTTGTCCATCTAATACCTCTTCCTCCTGTGACTTCACAAATAAATCATTCCTTTACTGGCTCTATTTGGCAGGCATTCTTTGCAAAGACTGATTTTTCTGAAGTAAGCCATAATCCTATACTTAGCATAATCAATACTATCAGAAATACTTACTAATTCTATCTTTTTGATTAAGAGTTGGCATTTAGCTTGCCCTGATGTCAACGCCCATAAATCTAATTTTGCCTACTTGTGGTCTGTGCCTAAGATAGGGTAAAATTTTGACATCAAACTCACCCTGTTACTTGATCGCATTGTCATGCTTACTTAGTAAGTGACAATTTTTAACTATACACTATCAAGTCAAGTTTACCTATAAACAAATCTGCTGGCTTTGTATTTCTTACAATTTTCTCAGACTTGATTGTTTATCCGATAATAATCCAAAAATTACATACCCAAGAACTGGGCGTCTATATCTTTATTATTGCTCAACTTTAAACATAATAGTTTAACTGGCTTTGTGCCTCTCCCACAAGGAGAGAGGTTTTCTGCCAGAAGTTTTAAAAATTAAGCTATCCGATGTTGAATCTGGATAGCCGAATTGATCTCTCGGTTCAAGCAATCAAGACTACTTGACGTTTTCTAGAGCTTCTTCAACTGATTTTTGCAGGGAGAGAAACTTCTCTAGGCGAACAAGCTTGACCGTTTGAGTTACCCGGGCATTTGTGACGATTTGCAAAGTGCCTTCGGCAGTTTGAGCCTGCTTGGCTAGCTGCACCAAAGCACCCAAGCCAGAGCTATCAATAAAGTCGATTTGTGAGAGATCCAAAATAATATGCTTAGGGCCCTCGTCAATCTTACTGCCAAGTACCTTGCGAAATGTCGGCTCAGAAAAGGCATCTAACAAACCTGTGAGGCGGAATAGCTGACAGTTATCCCGGACTTCACGAGTGCCCCTCAGGCTAACGGTTAGATTCAATGGATCAGCAATAATTCCCTCCTCATGAGTTAAAGTGAACGCTCAAGTATAGATGGTTTTTGAGCAAGTTGTCTACAATCTACTAGGGGATTGGGCATTGGGGATTGGGGATTGGGCATTGGAAAACTCTTTCCTAGTCCCTAGTTAGTCCCCATGTCTCATACCCCATGCCCCATGCCCCATTCCCTATTTTTACCTCACTTCGGCAGTCTCGGCTTGACGTGCTGTTCGCATGGCTTGAACAAATTGCTCAAACAAGTAATCGGCATCGTGGGGACCAGGACTGGCTTCTGGATGATATTGGACGGAGAATACAGGTAGAGATTTGTGACGGACTCCAGCAATGGTGCGATCGTTTAAGTTTAGGTGACTGATTTCCACAACTGCCGCAGGTAAAGAATCTGGGTCTATAGCAAAACTATGGTTTTGGCTGGTAATTTCTATGCGTTGTTGTAAACCAGCTGGCTGATTTAAACCACGATGACCAAATTTGAGTTTATAGGTTTCTGCCCCTAGTGCATGACCTAAAATTTGGTGTCCCATACAAATACCAAAGATGGGCTTTTCACTTAACAGAAGCGCTTTGGCAGTTGCAATACCTTCAGTGACGGCAGCAGGGTCGCCAGGTCCATTTGAAAGAAACACACCATCTGGATTGTAGTTGAGGATTTCCTCTGGCGGCGTATCAGCAGGCACAACAATTACCCGACAGCCATAACTTGTTAAGCGACGCAAAATATTGCGTTTTACGCCAAAGTCAAGGGCAACAACGGTAAAGGGTTCTCCAAGATTTTCCGCAGCTTCCGAGTTGAATTCCCAAGCTGGAATTGTGGGATCTGACCATTCATAAGCCTTTGGTGTGGTAACTTGCCGAACCAGATTTAATCCTGCCATGTTGGGAGCTGCTAGTACCTGCTCTAGCAATTCTGCCTCATCGAGAATGGTTGTGGAAATGCCACCGTTCATGGCTCCAAACATCCGAATTTTGCGGGTGAGAGCGCGGGTATCGATGCCGTAGATCCCTGGTACTTGGTTTTGTTTAAGGTAGTCTGGTAAGGATTGTGTCGATCGCCAGTTACTCGGACGGTGACAAATATTCCGGGCGATCGCACCCCGAACTTGGGGCCCATCTGATTCTTCATCTTCAGAATTTACCCCAGTATTGCCTAATTCAGGATAGGTAAAAATGATAATTTGACCGCAGTAACTTGGGTCAGTCAGGACTTCTTGGTAGCCGGTCATACCAGTGTTGAATACCACTTCTCCGATCGCGGTTCCCGTAGCACCGAAAGACCAACCGCGATAAGTGGTTCCATCTGCCAGGACAAGTAAAGCAGGTATTGCGTCAGACAAGGGCATAGTAAATTGGGGAGTGGGGAGTGGGGAGTGGGGAGTGGGGAGTGGGGAGTGGGGAGTGGGGAGTGGGGAGTGGGGAGTGGGGAGTGGGGGAAAGACTTGTTGCAAGTTCTCACCTTTTGTCACCTTGTCATCTTGTCCCTTTGTCTCCCCTGCCTCTCCTGCTTCTTCCCTATTCCCCAATACTGCGATTGTTAATTATCCCATGAGTTGAACAATTGGGAGTTTTTAGAATAGTTAATTAAAATTAAAAGGGAATTAAATTAGCGGGAGTGGCTTTGGCAAAGCTTGGACGGTTAAAATTAATTATGCTTCAGTCTTTCTTATCCCGTGCAACCCTAATTTTTCTATCAAGCGCTCTAGCGGTTTTGTGTGTTGCCTGTAGTGAAGACCAACGGAACACTGCGACTGGTGGCAATGAGCAACCCGCGCCAATTGGGGAGCAGGCATCAGTACAGCCTGCCGTTGAACCAACAACACCAGCAGTTACCTCTACCCCAGAAGCACAGCCGTTAGAGCCGCTACCGTCTGAAAGTGAACCAAGTCTTTTTGAGATGGGGCTAGATAAAGCCGTTGGCGCTTGGAGCATCAGCCGATCTGCTCAATCTCCAGGTGATTGGATTTTGGTGGCGAATCAGTACCAGGATGCGATCGCGCTGATGCAAAGAGTCCGGCGACAAAGCCCAGAATTTGCGATCGCTCAAACTAAAATTACTGAATATCGTCGCCAAGTTAAATATGCCCAACAACAAGCTAATCCTCGCCCTGTGCGCGTTGCCGAACCGAAGAGGATAGTAGTTGTGGTTCCCCAGAGAATAACCACACCAAAGTATACCTCACCTCTATCGCCTCCACAAGAAATAAGCCCGTTACCGCCAAAACCAGCTTTGCCCTCATCAGCAGTAGTAATTCCAGCTCAGGAAGTATTTACAGCCCCGATTAAAAGGCGAATTGGTGGAACACCAATTGTTGAAGTTACCTTTAATGGTCAGCAACAATTTGACATGATTGTGGATACGGGAGCCAGTGGCACTGTAATTACCCAAGAGATGGCAAATACCTTGGGAATAGTGCCAGTGGGGAAAGCTAAGGCAAATACCGCGAGTTCCAGAGCTGTAGAATTTCCTGTGGGCTACGTTAATTCGATGGCAGTTGGCGGGGTAACAGTAAATAGAGTAGCAGTAGCGATCGCAGGTACGGAACTAGAAACTGGACTTTTAGGACATGACTTTTTTGGTAACTACGATGTCACCATCAAACGTAATGTGGTAGAGTTTCGTCCGCAATTGCGATCGCAAATCAATCCGCCAGAAACTCAACTAACTCCTCCAACTTCGTCCAAGCTGCCCCGCTTTGTAGGATATCCTTAGCGATTTTAATCCCTTGGGCGTGATCGAGGAGTGCGATCGAACCTGCTACTTGCAGCGCCAACGATGCATTCAACGCTACTGCATCCTGTTGTGCCTGAGTTCCCTTACCTTGGAGTACCGCCTTGAGAATCTCCGCATTCTCTTGGACATCGCCACCCCGAAGCATACCTATAGAAGCAGGTGTTAAATCCAAATCTAGGGGATTAATGCTAGTTAACTGCACTTCTCCATCTGATAACACCGCCAAGTCAGTTAAATCTCCTAACCCAGCCTCATCAAGTTTTTCTCGCCCGTGCAGCACAATCGCTTTTTCCTTGCCCAAATTCTGTAAAGCCTCGGCAACTATTGCCAAAAGTTTGGGAGTAAATAAGCCCACTACCTGTCCAGTTGGGCGCAAGGGATTTACTAACGGCCCGAGCAAATTAAAAATTGTTCGCACCTTCAAAGTCCGCCGTAATGAGGCAACCGCCTTGAGTGCTGGATGCCAACCAGGGGCAAACAAGAAAGTGATCCCTACCTCTTGTAATGCGGCTTGTACTTTTTCACTAGAGGCACTCAAGTTTACACCCAAGGCTTCCAAGACATCTGCACTCCCCGTAAGACTTGAGGCTGAACGATTGCCGTGTTTGGCGACAGGTATACCAGATGCTGCGGCGACAAATGCAACGGCTGTAGAAATATTAAAGGTTGATGAACCATCTCCACCAGTGCCACAGGTATCTATTACAGTCGTGAAGTCTAAGTGCTGAGTGCTGAGTGGGGAACATTGAGATTGTAATACTTCAGCCATGCCGGTTAACTCGTCGGCAGAAATGCCTCTAAAGTTAAGCGCTGTTAAAATAGCCCCTGACAACTCTGGGGGAACCGCTTCATTGAGCCAACCTTGCATCAATTCAGCAGCTTGAGTACGGGATAAGGATTGACCATCTATTAATTGTTGCAGCAGGACATACCAGCTAGCAGAGGATTCTTGAGCAGGGATTGGGGAAGTTATCATAGCTAAGGTTTGTATGTTGTAGCTATATTGAGAGCTATGGGGTTATCCTACCGGAAAATTGGAAGCTATCAAAGTTAGGTTTAAATCTCAAGGCTTAATTGCAAAGGTGGATTAGCAAGATCCTGAACTTGTGATTTTTTCTCCAAATAAAGTTTAACTTCGTAGTTAGTAATGAATAACTCTTTTCCTTTAGCCGCACCACTCTGCTTATAGTTATTCATCCCATACTGTAATTCCCACTCTGAGATATTAGCCCATTGAAAATTTTCTCGAATGTGCAGTGAGTCGTCGTAGGTTATTAGCCAGCGATGATGACATTGTTGCAAAAGATTAGCAAACCTCTGATGTTCAAAAGAAGTGTGCAAGTCACCATCTTTGCCGTATAGTTTTGATTTTGTAGCGCTAAAATATGGTGGATCTAAAAATAAAAATACATTTTTCTCTTCTGCTTTTAATAGTTGGCTGTAATCTAAATTAGTAATTTGGACATTTTCTGATAGAATATTTTCTAACTTTTCTAGCCGTTCTATTGAAGAATCAGTAAATCTTTTATGAAAAGCTTGTTCAGAAAAACCGCCTGATTCTACAGTTCCTGAAAAAGTAATTCTATTGAGTACGAAAAACCTAACTGCTCTTTCTAAATCAGATAAATTATTTACATCTACACTAGTTAATTCTGTAAAGAGTAATTTTCCATCTGTATATTTGACTTTAATATGTCGAATTTCTTTCACTAACTGAGTTATATCAGACTGGGCAACCTTCCA from Nostoc commune NIES-4072 includes:
- the truB gene encoding tRNA pseudouridine(55) synthase TruB, translating into MLSQGFLNLNKPFDWTSHDCVARVRKLLRLKRVGHAGTLDPAATGVLPIALGKATRLLQYLPENKAYIATIRLGVRTTTDDLQGEIITSQPCAGLSLAQVKNVLPQFEGKIEQIPPSYSAIQVDGKRLYDLARQGKTVEVPVRTVEVFQIDILDWREGDFPELDVAIACGSGTYIRAIARDLGAILETGGTLAALIRTQSSGFNLTDSLTLSDLETKLQADTFQPIFPDAALQHLSSVTLPATSAQKWCQGQRISLTFDVPEIVRVYDEETRFLGVGQLQDEVLIPQMVFEPIS
- a CDS encoding alpha/beta fold hydrolase, coding for MSDRHPTTAFRLNVYIQGQGFPILGLHGHPGTGRSLSVFTNHLSKSYKTFAPDLRGYGKSRWNGNFNMNDHLTDLEALLDRFEIEKCLVLGWSLGGILAMELALRLPERITGLILVATAAKPRGSHPPITWQDNLYTGIAGLINYIKPSWQWNIDTFGKRSLFRYLIQQHTSTSYNYIATEAVPAYLQTSRAATRALYSEIQSGYNRLLDLQQIECPSLVLAGEQDRHITSSSSLETAQHLNNSQWQCYPNTAHLFPWEVPQQVLNDIDHWLEVHPQVIGGQ
- a CDS encoding DUF1816 domain-containing protein, yielding MKTIWHNLKEVLINTFDFIGLAWWVEIGTQNPRCTYYFGPFLSSSDAKLSSVGYIEDLESEGAQGISVNIKRCKPNNLTIAEDLGERFDRKVQPAFGGQI
- the rlmB gene encoding 23S rRNA (guanosine(2251)-2'-O)-methyltransferase RlmB, which translates into the protein MQNKPRKVRTSNEPNRGQPVKIQGKRVVTNPTRNPRKIDSNPVSSTNPTRNPKKIDVANPTRNPRKIDVTNPTRNPRKIDSNPIDNSRQRNSNFSQPPVSTPTEEDNDLIYGRHPVLSALQNQRNLNRLWITTRLRYDPSFHHFLLQAKENGTVIDEVEPKRLDYLTNGANHQGVAAQVAPYAYMELPDLIEQAKAVTDPVIVVADGITDPHNLGAIIRTAEAIGAQGLVIPQRRASGITSTVMKVAAGALENFAVARVVNLSRALEELKAAGYWIYGTAASGSEPVHTVNFTGPIVLVIGSEGEGLSMLTQRSCDFLVSIPLQGKTPSLNASVAAGMTLYEIYRQRSLNTLHLDKLQKISLKK
- a CDS encoding Mini-ribonuclease 3, which gives rise to MKSQEEEVLDGQDEISKQTLSWTQALLTTTAPFQQISLSQVQQISPTALAYLGDAIYELYVRMLYLLPLRRTGIYHRLVVEQVRAETQALHLRSLIPYLRDTELEIVRRGRNAATGRPKRLNPEIYQQATSLETLIGYLYLTDYQRLTELLQMLHVEKE
- a CDS encoding STAS domain-containing protein; protein product: MNLTVSLRGTREVRDNCQLFRLTGLLDAFSEPTFRKVLGSKIDEGPKHIILDLSQIDFIDSSGLGALVQLAKQAQTAEGTLQIVTNARVTQTVKLVRLEKFLSLQKSVEEALENVK
- the carA gene encoding glutamine-hydrolyzing carbamoyl-phosphate synthase small subunit, whose protein sequence is MPLSDAIPALLVLADGTTYRGWSFGATGTAIGEVVFNTGMTGYQEVLTDPSYCGQIIIFTYPELGNTGVNSEDEESDGPQVRGAIARNICHRPSNWRSTQSLPDYLKQNQVPGIYGIDTRALTRKIRMFGAMNGGISTTILDEAELLEQVLAAPNMAGLNLVRQVTTPKAYEWSDPTIPAWEFNSEAAENLGEPFTVVALDFGVKRNILRRLTSYGCRVIVVPADTPPEEILNYNPDGVFLSNGPGDPAAVTEGIATAKALLLSEKPIFGICMGHQILGHALGAETYKLKFGHRGLNQPAGLQQRIEITSQNHSFAIDPDSLPAAVVEISHLNLNDRTIAGVRHKSLPVFSVQYHPEASPGPHDADYLFEQFVQAMRTARQAETAEVR
- a CDS encoding retroviral-like aspartic protease family protein is translated as MLQSFLSRATLIFLSSALAVLCVACSEDQRNTATGGNEQPAPIGEQASVQPAVEPTTPAVTSTPEAQPLEPLPSESEPSLFEMGLDKAVGAWSISRSAQSPGDWILVANQYQDAIALMQRVRRQSPEFAIAQTKITEYRRQVKYAQQQANPRPVRVAEPKRIVVVVPQRITTPKYTSPLSPPQEISPLPPKPALPSSAVVIPAQEVFTAPIKRRIGGTPIVEVTFNGQQQFDMIVDTGASGTVITQEMANTLGIVPVGKAKANTASSRAVEFPVGYVNSMAVGGVTVNRVAVAIAGTELETGLLGHDFFGNYDVTIKRNVVEFRPQLRSQINPPETQLTPPTSSKLPRFVGYP
- the trpD gene encoding anthranilate phosphoribosyltransferase; translation: MITSPIPAQESSASWYVLLQQLIDGQSLSRTQAAELMQGWLNEAVPPELSGAILTALNFRGISADELTGMAEVLQSQCSPLSTQHLDFTTVIDTCGTGGDGSSTFNISTAVAFVAAASGIPVAKHGNRSASSLTGSADVLEALGVNLSASSEKVQAALQEVGITFLFAPGWHPALKAVASLRRTLKVRTIFNLLGPLVNPLRPTGQVVGLFTPKLLAIVAEALQNLGKEKAIVLHGREKLDEAGLGDLTDLAVLSDGEVQLTSINPLDLDLTPASIGMLRGGDVQENAEILKAVLQGKGTQAQQDAVALNASLALQVAGSIALLDHAQGIKIAKDILQSGAAWTKLEELVEFLAD
- a CDS encoding DNA adenine methylase, with the translated sequence MLKSPLRYPGGKSKAINQIVEYLPESFSEFREPFVGGGSVFIYVRQTFPDIKIWINDLNRELFLFWKVAQSDITQLVKEIRHIKVKYTDGKLLFTELTSVDVNNLSDLERAVRFFVLNRITFSGTVESGGFSEQAFHKRFTDSSIERLEKLENILSENVQITNLDYSQLLKAEEKNVFLFLDPPYFSATKSKLYGKDGDLHTSFEHQRFANLLQQCHHRWLITYDDSLHIRENFQWANISEWELQYGMNNYKQSGAAKGKELFITNYEVKLYLEKKSQVQDLANPPLQLSLEI